The sequence below is a genomic window from Thermoflavifilum sp..
TGTACACAGGAATTAAAAAGAAGATATTTCTCCGATGACCCCGACTGGATAGTTACTCAGGGTTCTGCTCTGGATCAGGCATTTCTGCATCAACTGGGGCAATTTGATGTCGTATATTCCTGGGGTGTATTGCATCACACGGGGAATATGTGGAGGGCTTTAGAAAATATGGTTCCATTGGTTAAGCCCGATGGGAAATTATATATCGCTATTTACAATGATCAGGGAAAATGGAGCAGGTTCTGGTTACGCATAAAGAAATTGTATTGCCAATCTCCTGTTATAATAAAATACCTCATATTAGGCGTTGTATTTATACGGCAACGGGGTGTTCGCTTAATGATTGACCTGCTGCGAGGTAGGCCAGGGCATAGCTGGCGTAATTATGTAAAAAAAGGGGGTAGGGGCATGTCGCCATGGTATGATCTGGTGGATTGGGTGGGAGGCTATCCTTTCGAGGTAGCAAAGCCGGAGGAAATTTTTGATTTTTATTATCAACGGGGGTTTCTGCTGGATAAGCTAAAAACTTGTGGAGGAGGAATAGGGTGTAATGAGTTTGTTTTTATTCGATCGAAAGGATAGTATTCTCGTATATCATTTTTTAAATTTATTTCACTGAATGCATCCTTTTGATTTAGTTAAATTAATCTGGCCTTCTCTTGGAATCGCTGTTTCAGGATTTATCATTTGTTTTGCATATACCCGATCGTTTTCTATATCTTTTTTTTCATCCTTAATTAAAGCGGTTTTTTTTATTACTTATTTTGGATTTTTCTTTGACGGTACTTATACATTTCTTGACGACTGGGTATATTATAATGAAGCTATTTTTTTATTACATAAGCATGTTACACTTTTTAATTTAGCAGATAATTGGCAGTTGTTATTAAGTATTGGTGGAGGACAAAATGTTTTATATTATCTTTTCAACGTTTATGCATTTAAAATTTTCGGAACGGGATATTATGCTCCTGTAGCCTTAAATATAATTCTTACCGGTTTTATTGCATATATCGGTTCCCGGCTGGCTGAGAAGGAATTTTATCTAAAGGATGATTTTCGTATCGTTTTTTTCATATTTCTTTTGTTTTATCCTGATATTCTCGCCTGGTCAAATATTATGAATGGAAAGGATATCCTGGTCCTGCTTCTTGAACTGATATTGATTTATGCTATTTCACATTTTTTAAGAGGAAAAGTCTTAAGATTTTTGTTGATAGCTATGCCTTTTGGTATTATGCTATTTTTTACCAGATTTTATGCCGTGTTCTTAATGGCGATAGCCGTTTTGCTCTCTATAATCTTTACTTCTATCACCTGGAGAAGAATGATTCTTTTGCTCGTTTCCGGAATTATGGCTTTTGTTATCCTTCATTTTTTAGGCATAGATACCCTTTTATATTCCTATCATGATATTTTAAGAAAATTTGTGAATCCTGTTTATGGATTTATTCGCTTTCTTTTTACCCCTATTCCGTTTCATTCAGAGAAAAGTTATGCATTCTTGAATTTACCGAGCCTGTTTCACTGGCTCATGATGCCTTTTCTTTTCCTGGGATTGATTTACATTTATCGATTGAAAACACCATTTTCACGATTTTTCGTATTTTATGTTTTTGTTTTCTTCCTGCTATATTCGGTTTACGGAGAACTGCAAGGGCCCCGGCATCGCATTCAGTTAGATTATGCGTTGGCTGTTTTCCAATTTTATGGATTATTGTGGGTAATGAAATCTTTAATTGTTAAAAAACCTAATCCGATTCCTGATTATTAAACGTTTTATTTATATGCGATGGACTTTTATATGCTGGATTCTATCCCTCTATAGTGTAAGGGCGTATCCACAAAATATTTCTACACAGGACTTTTTTATGATGTCTCAACCGGACGTCAACAAGCTCATCGATTCTGCAAGAAGGCATGCATATCCCCTGGTTCGTGCCTTGCCTGCTGATTATGTAACAAATGGGACGGTCGATTATCGATATTATATACAACATGCAATTGATCAGCATGCTGTAGTTGCTTTTCCACCTTTTCCTGTTTTGATCAATGATTCAGGCTTAACGATACATAGTCATCAGTTGATCTTTTTTCCTCCCGGGTCTCTCATTAAGCTCTTACCGAGCAAACAACCCGGTTATCAGATTCTTCGTATTCATGATGTAGAACATGTGGCTGTTTTTTTCCCTCATATCGTGGGTGACGCTTCGCAGCATCTCGATAATAAAGGTGAATGGGGCATGGGTATATCGATACGTGGGTCGAGGGATGTACTGGTTTATCATCCTGATATACAATATTGCTGGGGAGATGGAATATATATTGGAGATGAAAAAAATCCGGTTTCCCGGGAAGTGAAAATCATGGGTGGAAATATTGCCCATAATCGGCGAAACGGTATATCGGTTATTTCTGCCGATAGTTTAATTATTGATAGTACTGTTTTATCGTTTAACACAGGTACATGGCCTAAAGCGGGTATTGACATTGAACCCAATGTATTTTCCAACACCATCGATCATATTACCCTGAATCGATTGCATACATACGGAAATTATGCCGGGATAATTATTAATTTAAATGCCCTGAATACGGGTGTAAAACCGGTTTATCCTCAGATCACTATTCAGGATCCTGTTGATTCTGCATCGACTTTTGGATTATGGTTTGTTAAGATTCGTCCCAATAAAACGAATACGAATCTTGTGCAGGGAGAAATTCAGGTGATTCATGGAAGATGGATGCGAAATAGTACTCCTGTTTTAATCAACGATTATCTCAATCAACATTTAGGTCCTCGTGTGCAATTTCTATCCAGATAAATTATTTATCCTCATCTATAACGAGCTGCATCATTTCTTACGCTCAATTTCTCCTTCTTCCCGCTCTTCTTTTCTCCCCATCAAATCTTAACTTTGTGGCATAATCAGCCACATGCCTGCATTTGATCAGATTCGTAGACGCTTTCTCAAAGGTGCTGTTTACTGGCGAGAAGTGCTTTCTTTGTTTTTTCTGCTGGTAGGTCTGTATTTTTTTCGCCGGCAGCAGGCCGATATGATATGGGCTCGCCAGCTCATCAGCGATCTTTCCTGGCCTTACTGGTTGCTTTTACTTTTGCTATGGACAGGTTATGTCCTTGTTCAGGTGATCAATTATCGTCTGACGTTTGCAGCGCTGCGTTCTCCAGTATCTTTCATCCTGTCTGCTGATTTCTTTTTGAAACGGTCGGTGGTCGACATTTTTTTGTCGCCCGAGCATGTGATTGCCGAACGATTTTTAACCATCTGGCGTACAAAAGCTGATGTAAGCCACACCAAGAGTCGTTTTTCCACCTATTTATTTTATTTTTTTCAGGCGGTAGCTTATGTGTTGATAGCATTGGCTACACTTATCTGGTGGGCACTTCATCAGCTTATCGTGTATGGGCAACTACTTCCAGCGATAGGTACAGGTGTTGTTTTATTGTTTCTATTTTTACTCTTCTGGCGCCGTCCTGTTTGGGTGTATGCCATCATTACGCGATTCTTCCCTGAAATGGACA
It includes:
- a CDS encoding right-handed parallel beta-helix repeat-containing protein → MRWTFICWILSLYSVRAYPQNISTQDFFMMSQPDVNKLIDSARRHAYPLVRALPADYVTNGTVDYRYYIQHAIDQHAVVAFPPFPVLINDSGLTIHSHQLIFFPPGSLIKLLPSKQPGYQILRIHDVEHVAVFFPHIVGDASQHLDNKGEWGMGISIRGSRDVLVYHPDIQYCWGDGIYIGDEKNPVSREVKIMGGNIAHNRRNGISVISADSLIIDSTVLSFNTGTWPKAGIDIEPNVFSNTIDHITLNRLHTYGNYAGIIINLNALNTGVKPVYPQITIQDPVDSASTFGLWFVKIRPNKTNTNLVQGEIQVIHGRWMRNSTPVLINDYLNQHLGPRVQFLSR
- a CDS encoding class I SAM-dependent methyltransferase; protein product: MNDTAYALSAEREIARGERFSFGKNWSKFLRELNDERIALAMASLEQYLGKGYLHGKSFLDVGSGSGLFSLAARKLGARVFSFDYDPQSVACTQELKRRYFSDDPDWIVTQGSALDQAFLHQLGQFDVVYSWGVLHHTGNMWRALENMVPLVKPDGKLYIAIYNDQGKWSRFWLRIKKLYCQSPVIIKYLILGVVFIRQRGVRLMIDLLRGRPGHSWRNYVKKGGRGMSPWYDLVDWVGGYPFEVAKPEEIFDFYYQRGFLLDKLKTCGGGIGCNEFVFIRSKG